The Thermococcus sp. genome includes a region encoding these proteins:
- the trxB gene encoding thioredoxin-disulfide reductase — protein sequence MFSLGGFSRGGEYEKKLWDVLIIGAGPAGFTAAIYAARFGLETLIISKDLGGNMALTDLIENYPGFPEGISGSELTNRMHEHVKRLGVDIIFDEVERIDPAECAYYEGPCKFTVKTKNGKEYRGKTIIIAVGASPRKLKVPGEEELTGKGVSYCATCDGPLFKGKKVIVVGGGNTALQEALYLKSIGVDVTLVHRRQKFRADKILQDRFKESRIPAILDTVVMEIIGKDKVEAVKLKNVKTGEEWEMKVDGVFIFIGYEPKTDFVKHLGITDDYGYIPVDMHMRTKVPGIFAAGDITNVFKQIAVAVGQGAIAANSAKEFLEKWGEKNGE from the coding sequence ATGTTCAGCCTCGGAGGATTTTCACGCGGTGGCGAGTACGAAAAGAAACTCTGGGACGTTCTCATCATTGGAGCAGGGCCGGCCGGTTTCACTGCGGCAATATACGCGGCACGCTTCGGGTTGGAGACCCTGATTATCAGCAAGGACTTGGGCGGGAACATGGCTCTAACCGACCTCATCGAGAACTACCCCGGCTTCCCCGAGGGAATTAGCGGTTCGGAGCTCACCAACAGGATGCACGAGCACGTGAAAAGGCTGGGAGTTGATATCATCTTTGATGAGGTCGAGAGGATTGACCCAGCCGAGTGCGCCTACTACGAGGGTCCATGCAAGTTCACGGTCAAGACCAAGAACGGCAAGGAGTACCGTGGGAAGACGATTATCATAGCGGTCGGGGCCTCACCGAGGAAGCTCAAAGTTCCGGGAGAGGAAGAGCTGACCGGAAAGGGTGTCTCATACTGTGCAACCTGCGACGGCCCGCTCTTCAAGGGCAAGAAGGTCATCGTCGTTGGCGGCGGCAACACCGCCCTTCAGGAGGCTCTCTACTTGAAGAGCATAGGGGTAGATGTAACCCTCGTCCACAGGAGGCAGAAGTTCAGGGCCGACAAGATACTCCAGGACAGGTTCAAGGAGAGCAGGATTCCGGCCATACTCGACACGGTGGTTATGGAGATAATCGGGAAGGACAAGGTTGAAGCCGTCAAATTGAAGAACGTCAAGACAGGTGAGGAGTGGGAGATGAAAGTCGATGGCGTCTTCATCTTCATCGGCTACGAGCCGAAGACGGACTTCGTCAAGCACCTCGGCATAACCGACGACTACGGCTACATCCCTGTTGACATGCATATGCGCACCAAGGTTCCAGGAATCTTTGCCGCTGGAGATATAACCAACGTCTTCAAGCAGATAGCCGTGGCTGTCGGCCAGGGTGCCATCGCCGCTAATTCAGCCAAGGAGTTCCTCGAAAAGTGGGGAGAAAAGAACGGGGAATAA